Below is a genomic region from Macrobrachium rosenbergii isolate ZJJX-2024 chromosome 24, ASM4041242v1, whole genome shotgun sequence.
ttatacgtctgaaatatatgtaaatatatttaatgtctgtgtgtgtgttttccagtataaatgtttacagtatattttttatttgtttttcaaccaGGTTCATTCatcacagcgctgaatgacctctttggtccCAGCAGTGCCTGGCTTTGGCTTTTCTTCTCTCAGTTCGCGAAGAGATTTCACTATTGTTGCTAAacgtcgcttttttttttttttttttttaaatcaaatctcAGGAAGTTTCAAATTCCAGCCGCTTTAATCATGGGGCAATTCGTTTGTTGGGATCGATTTCTTATCGTTGTTACAGttaaaactgtatgtatgtatgtaaagtatatatgtatatacacagcacatatatatatatataaatttatatatatatatatatatataaattttatatatatataaattttatatatatataaatttatatatatatatatatatatatatatatatatatatatatatatatatataatatatttgttgtaTGCTCTTCATGacaactgcctctctctctctgacaactgctctctctctctctctctctctctctctctctctctctctctctctcaattgcctGGGCAAGTAAACGCTCCCAAGCATCTGAAGTTTCAATTCGTACCGATAGTAAAACTGAACTTGAACGGTGTGCGGTGTTTAGGTATGTGTTAAAGTCTCGTGGTATCAAAATGAGCTTTGGCTCTGTGGAGATGAGGGgacggccagagagagagagagagagagagagagagagagagagagatgcaaggtCCAAGCGTGCTTCACTAACTGACTCACTCATTCATACCATCTCGGtggcatgctctctctctctctctctctctctctctctctctctctctctctctctctctctctctctctctccactaatatATCAAGTTCTCAGATAGAGTGAATCATTTCAGTATTTTGCTCTCGGCACAACAATTTTGAGAATGACATTGATCTTTCATTTCTCAGTTACTGATGAAtctggcccccccccccccgtcctcCCTCTTCAGAACGCTTCCACTTCGTCAGCCGCTTCCCTACAGGAGCCACCAGCTCCCGCAAGGGCGGCcgtcccaccctctctctcttttactgtcaCACTTCGCTgccctctttttattttgcttgcaaGCATTAAGACGCTTGTCGTGTAGGCGCGTATTCCATTTCGTTAACCTAAGGATTtttctggttaataataataataataataataatttaggtctctcatttctccaggtatcattatcattaagatttatataatttacgtaattcttctcacactatatatatatatatatatatatatatatatatatatatatatatatatatattaaaagctatTTTTATAGAGTATAAATTTGAATCGATTTGACCTTGAATATATTTCCTTGAATACTAAGGGAGTATACttgtcagatttttctttttttcttttatggtgaGCGATTGCCAAAATCGTTGTGTTCTTTAGAAACATGTACTGCgaagtttttattgaaattcatattttttgcttttgggtagaaaaAATGATTCATCCAAACCTACATCATTTTCTcaagtattttttaaagaaatttccgtgaagcactgggacatattttctctaatattatgACAACCTTGAGTCTTGGGAAAGAAAGGTCAGTTGCTTTCTTGGGCTGGCTGACCCAATGGCCTCTGAACGCTGATGACTTTAGgtgtcctttcttcttcttcttccgtcctTTACCCTGACATTATTCCGGTTGACGTATTGACATGTCTGGTGGCTCTTTGCGGCTGTCATTATATATAGGCCTTGCTCTCCCCCTCACTCACTCTGTCTGAGGCTATTGTTGTACAACTTGTAACAGTTGCTTCGCCTAGGTGTGGTTGGATACTACAAGATCTTTTGCTAAGGTCGTCGAGGTGTTTCGGTTCAGAAAATGGTTCGGATTTTGTGGTCGTGCGTTTGTATATAATGGTTCCTTTAGTTCAGCTCGTGTGGTTGTACCTTTCCCGATGTTTATTCCAGCCTTCGAAACTAGCAAGTCATATGACAGccctattctgccctaaaatggaagactgcagtatcttcaaaaagacaaaactgagaaaatgatTTTGccaatactgcaaatgggaccccctaaataaagcactgaagaaccattctgaaactgcaggaaCTTGTGTACCAGTGTTTcgcgagcccaataggtggcaaatctcaatttcggaaattttgcagatactgcagttttccatgtTAGGGCAGTATACTGCGGACAGCGTCCACCCTTTGCCTGCTGTTCCCGACGCGCAGtttctatttcataattttcttaatctCGTGTTTTGCATCTTCCGTCCGAGAGTACCGAGACAAGCCGTCTTCCCTGTCCGTCTGccgtttccccccccccccctcctctacCGGAAGGCAAGCATTCTTTGCATTCTCCTGTTCTCCCACTTTGAAAATAGCAGCGCCACCTTTCTGCTGGAATGTGCGATGGCGTGTGGCACTTTGccatgtcatctctctctctctctctctctctctctctctctctctctctctctctctctctctctctctttctatttatatgGCGACTATTGGGTGTTTTGAGAAGATGgacaaatgtttgttttttatgttatatatttatcatgtatgCATTCGTTTCAGGTTTAttaaccttttatatatgtaagtttgtGTTGATTATGAACTCGAATCCTTATGATAAAATGACGTGTGTGTCTGTCGACGAAAATAGTTTTGATAGACTTTGGAAGCTAGTAGCACCTTGCCCTTGATGAAAAAGAAACGAGGTAGATTTTGTAGGtgatagaaaagaaaagacagagaggaaagaagaagaagaagatagtgaGTCCACGGGAGTTTAAAGGAAAACATTGGATGTGCCAGCCCTCCCTCCGACTGCTTAGAGCATGTGTTGGACACTAGTTTAATTTTTGTGGTGCACTCAGCCGGTAGTGTAGTGGTTAGAgcccttttataaagggtttacTGAAGAAGAGTCTTCACTCCTGCTGCCCCTCTTGTCCTGCCCTGGCTTCCAATCTGCCAGACAgacctgtcagtcagtcagttagccAGTCAGCCAGTCAGAGTTAGTGGCGGCGCCTCTCCACCCTCTGAGAGCCCACCCGCGCGTCTGACATGCAAGACATACGCCACCAGGCTACTACTGAAGAAGGCGACACAATGGGAACGACAACTGTCACTGCCACCACCGTCAAGTCGCAGCCTCCTCTTCAGACCGAGAATCCGCCCCCGACGACGCCTTCCACCAcgaccgccgccgccgccgccactaCCGCAACTGTCACCACTTCACAGTTGCCTGTGCCTGCACCAAAGGAAACTGCTCCGGTAAGCCCTGGCGCCGTACCTGTCACACCTGTTCCTTCCTCTCAAGTACCTCCCGTGGAAGCCCTCCCGCCCTCCTCCGCCATGGCGACCAAAGCCTCCAAACCATCTCCCGCTGGCGTTGCTtcggaggaggagcaggaggaggatcGGCCGCTGCTGTCGGAACCCACTGTGCCTCTAGTGATAGAAGAACCACCTGTTCAGCACCATCATCAGCCAGGTGCCAGAAATGGCTCAGCTGGAGTGGCCCCAAAGGAAGCCAGCGGCGTCAGTCCCAGGCCATTGGCGGCGCCAATAAGTGGCCCCGCTAAAGGCGACGTTTCTCTCAGGAAGACTTTTCACAACCCTATGGGGCCGCCGCCCCCTCCCACGGGGTTTGGCTATAACCCCCGCCCTCGCCCTTCCGCGgggcaccatcatcatcaccatcctcctcctccgccacctGGGCATGGAATGCATATGATGCCTCCGATTCCGCACGGGCCTCCGGTGGGGCACCCGCCGCCTCACGGGCCGCCCTTTCGGCTCGGCGTGATTCCCGGCGGGCCTTCTATGGGAGTGGGTGTGCATTCGAGATTGCCCACGGGACCTCCGCAGGCTCCGCCGCCGCCGCATATTCCGTCGGGGCCCTTCAGGTACCTGAAGCCGCAGCACGTCACGATGCCAATGGCGGGAGAAGCCAGTGGGCAGCGCCACATGCATCCAGGCGGACATCCGGTGAGGCGTTACGCGGAAGAGGCTGAAggcgaagaggaagaagaagaagaagaggaggaagaagaagacagcGGGGAGGGGGCAGGGGCATCTTTCAGCGAAGAAAGGTTTTATCACGAGGGAAGCGGCGTCCCCTCCGCGTCGTACCACGAACCCCCTCGGCCCATGAGACGCGGGCCTGCGACTCTTCGGATATCGAAGTGGGTGAACCCCATTCCACCAGATCCTGATGATGGTGAGTAGGAGAGGGAGAGATGATTCtggttcttgttttgttttgtgtgaggGAAAGGAGTCCGGGAATGCCCTCGTTAATCCTTTCGGGTATATATTGActacctaactttttttttaatgtaaacatgTAAACATATAATGATATTCTTGCTAAccagtgtttttttatatctgtatgcACAATTTACAGTTGGTCCAAAAGGAGTATCCTTAGGTACAGCTAGATTGCAGTCACTGCATTTTTACAATGAGCATTGTAAGTGTGAAGAACTCAACAAAAACACCAAATCTTTATTAATGACATTCACTGCACTTCTCAAAGTTCTCAGCATCTAACCATGTTCCCCCTTCACTCCTCAGCATTGCCCAATTCTTGTCTTCCAGGAAGTCTCATTATGCATCCTGTATGTCAGAACTACTTCAGGTAATGTCGGTAGTTTCTTAAGGCTTAAATTAATTTGTTACCCCAAAAAAGTAACTTGTTCGCCCCATAAATTGAATATCTTCCAATCCATGTATCACCAAccccgtggggggttagtgccgtcagtgcacctcatgcgctgcactgtaggcattacttgaggttctttgcagcgcccctggcaacccctagctgcgacccctttcattcattttaattcacctccgttcatgttctttcttccatctgactttccaccctcttctaacagctgattcgtagtgcaactgcgaggtgttcctcctgttccaccttttaGACCTTTAtactcaatttccatttcagcgccgaatgacctcgtaggaccCAGCTCacggcctttggccttaattctatattctattgtatCATTTCACCTAGGCCTCTCATACACCGCAGTTCAATCTGCCCCTTCATTTTTGCACCTTTTGAAAACTCAGTATTTGTGTTTTTTAACGAAAATCGCCTGTAGTGACAGAGCTTTCATAGAAACAAAAGTTCTCCtcctttcttatttccttttcctcctttcctaTTTCCTCAATCGCTTTCCTTGTCACTGTTATTTCGATACAGGCACTGCCATTCGTCCATCGTCACCAATTCATCCTTCTGGTCTTACgaactttttcttcatttaccttCGTGCTTTTtagcttgttttctttttaccaatttttcttGGAACTTCATAGATAGggtttatttgtaaatgtgttggtatgtttgtgtgtatgtatgtagatagggttttttaaaatgtgttagtgtgcatgtatgtatatatacagtatatatgtatatatatatatatatatatatatatatatatatatatatatatatatatatatatgtgtgtgtgtgtgtgtgttttgtgagagagagagagagagagagagagagagagagagagagagagtgagagagtcgAGGATTTTGTAAAAATGACTCATTTTTCTGTTCAAAGAATTAAGTATTATATGCATCTGTTTAGCATGTGCTGTGATCGCTTATTGCCAACATAATGAACCAaatttatatatcagtaaatataatCTCTTGCGCAATTAGCGAATAATGTCCTCTGGACGGACAGCCGAAATCAGAGAATAGTTGCGTTTGAGAGGAACACAAAAACGTCTTTTTGGTTAATATCCCTAATTATTCCCGAGGACAGTGAGTCTTGTGacatgactgtgtgtgtgtgagtgtgactTTTCAGCAATCAGTCGCGTGTTTTGTTCCTCTCCCGCCCTTCTTGCCAATGACATAAGACTGGCTACATTGCCAGGTCGGCTACGCTTGCCAACTTGGGCGAAAGTGAGTAAGCATAATGGAAACCGTAGTTTGTGGAGCATTTGACGCTCATGTgtttatatgatgatgatgatgatgatgggatgCGATGGTGAGTAatagaagtctttttttttttaggccctAACTGATTAACAACCGCTTGAATGTTAGAGTATTGCGTCATTGATTGTTGGCCTCTTATCTAGCCCTGATCTTGTCATTGAAGAGCCTCTGAAgcgttaattaattttattattattttaattattatattatggtctatcacagtcatcctattcgactgggtggtttttatagtgtggagggtttccgggttgcatcctgcctccttaggagtccatcacttttctcactatgtgcgctgtttctagtagaaCACTTTTCCGCGTGAGTCctagagctacttcggcatctagttttgcCAGATTCCTTtttagggatcttgggatcgtgcctagtgttcctaggattatgggtacaatttccactggcatattccatatccttcttatttcgattttcaggtcttgatacttatcaattttctctcttttctttctcgtaattgcgacatcaatgattgattattattattattattattattattattattattattattattattattattattattattcagaagatgaaacctattcatttggaacaaacccaccaaaggggccactgacttgaaattctgaagcttgCAATGAATATTtgggtgttcattagaaaggattAAAaggcagtaaagagaaatacagaaaggtcTCCCAgtcacttaaagaaaaaaaataaattaacaaatagataaaaatgtatttgacgAAAGGTTTTATAAGTTCTTAAAGCGTGATGTTATCAGagatttgtggtttaatattaaGTGATTTTAGGAAATACTGTAAGAAATGTTTTTAGGCATTTTAATCAAATTGAGAAAGATTTGAGACATTAATTTGTTGATTATTATAAAGATTCAGTTTATCAAAGGATGTAGAGCttttaaacatgtaaataatatttaaaattcagaCATTTCATTAGTTTGCTAATCTTTGAGtcgttaaacttagccataatcgtgcttctggcaacgatatagcataggccacaccggcccgtggttaaatattcatgggccgcggctcatacagcattataccgagaccgccgaaaggtagatctattttcggtggccttgattataagctgtacagaaaacttgaactTTGGCGcgaacgagttttctgtacagccgctacagcgtataatcaaggcgaccgaaaatagatctatctttcggtggtctcggtttaatgctgtatgaaccgcggcccgtgaatctctaaccacggcccggtggtggtctgtcctacatcgctgccagatgcacgattataactaactttaaccttaaataacttaaaactactgaggccagagggcttcaatttagtatgtttgatgattggagggtggatgatcaacataccaatttgcagccctctagcctcagtagattttaagatctgagggcggagagaaaaagtgctgacagaataaagtgcggacggaaagacaaagcccggcacaatagttttcttgtacaggaaactaataaaaaacgaACAGCGTTCTTCAAATATGACCTGTTACTAATTCTGCCAGGTTACGCAGCCACTTCATGCAGTGACGACCTAACTaatcgtgtgagagagagagagagagagagagagagagagagagagagagagagagagagagagagaaaagccttgGAGACATCACTTgaatgaatcatggtgatgtcaTAGCCTCGCAAGAAAACCTTTTTTGACTCTTCACTTGACTTCTGCGGGATTGGATAGGGCCCGCGACGTGTCATTTTTCTGTGGTGACAGGCTTGCGATGTTGCCATTCTGCTCAGGTTCAAGATGGTTTATGGGGATTTGCTCGCTGGTTATACTAGttgttaatatctctctctctctctctctctctctctctctctctctctctctctctctctctctctctctctcccatcccatCCCAGTACGACCGTCACGAGTTTATCAGTGAATCAGTAACTCTTTTTGGTTAACTGGAGAATACCcgctcatttttattattcgtatttcacttttaaaattacAGCTGACGTGCATTCTGCcctaaatggaaaactgcagcatctgcaaaattttcgaaattgagatgtgccacctattgggttAATACACAAGgtactgcagtttcagagtgaaATGCACTGATATCTGCAAAGTCAGTAGTACTGCAGTTTTTttctcagaatgattcttcaatgcttttgtggccgactggttagtatTTATTCCTCGTCCGGGGTCCCatttggacttattatcaactaaaaatcttcGGTAACAAAAAAATCAGTAGTAATTggcattaaaggacgtttgtagctttctgattgtatctatgtgataaatagtcatatatatatatatttttatatcagtttatatatacatatatatatatattggagtttGTTTACGTACCATATGTGTTCGTGTCATTGCTTTTTGATGTACTCTTGTTGTCCTTGATATGACTTGCGCTTTCGACGTACATAGGAAACCAGCGAAGAAAAGTACTAAAATTTCCCATGTCAGTTTGGCAAGAACTATTTTGATAGATAAGTCTAGCTGTCATTTTAACTTGGAAGTAACATGCTTTGTGGTGATACGCTAATGCCTTGTGGGTTTTATTGTATAATGATTATGTTAAACTCATCGCGAGGGAAGTGACTGTTTCTTTAGGAAATCCATCCAAAGGTTCACCTTCGGTATTGTATAGCAAAGTTCctagggggggttgggggggagcggtgtgatagatcaccatgaCCCACACCCCagtcctcttcagttatgtgaagttataatagaaaggaaagaaaaatattggaatgcttaatttctgaTGCATTTTATATGGAAGAAattgattttacttttactcaagtcttcagaaatacagaatttaaattTTAGACATTATGCTATtgacaaaaaaagttaagcattATTTCTtgtattacaaattggaattaaagcattatttctttggtaattaatggaaaataaaatttagaaagtgcctcgttacccccagaaacggcttcattacccccacgggaGTTAATTACCCCccgtttgagaaccactgttctcgAGGTTCCAGTTGTGTTGGATAAAGACTCGAAAATTTACAGAGTAACTTTAGCTGTCACCTAACTCCGAAGGTCAGTAGTTGCTAAGCATCTGGTGGGGGAATCTATTCGGGGCTCATTTGGGCCATTCATTCTTAATTAGCCCTAAAATCTCGATGACAACACCGCTCGTTCATCAATACTCAGGGGCGTCAGATTCAGACTTGCGcaatccttgcattttaatacatttttatctatttattaatttaatgtattttttcttttttagttttctgtaaaagaaactctgtctgtctgtcagcactttttctgtccgccctcatatctcaaaaactactgaggctagagggctgcaaattggtatatcgatcatccaccctccaattatcgaacataacaaattgcaaccctctagcctcagtagtttttatattatttaaggttaaagttagcaatatagtgcttctggcaacgatataggataggccaccaccgggccgtgattaaagtttcatgggccgcagttcttacagtattataccgagactaccgaaagatcgatctgttttcggtggtcttgattatacgctgtacagaaaacttgattgcgccgaagaaacttgggtgcattttttttacttgttcataagcgacatctcttctgtctgtatttcccattaccctatgttacttctccctaatgaacacc
It encodes:
- the Pur-alpha gene encoding uncharacterized protein Pur-alpha isoform X1; the protein is MQDIRHQATTEEGDTMGTTTVTATTVKSQPPLQTENPPPTTPSTTTAAAAATTATVTTSQLPVPAPKETAPVSPGAVPVTPVPSSQVPPVEALPPSSAMATKASKPSPAGVASEEEQEEDRPLLSEPTVPLVIEEPPVQHHHQPGARNGSAGVAPKEASGVSPRPLAAPISGPAKGDVSLRKTFHNPMGPPPPPTGFGYNPRPRPSAGHHHHHHPPPPPPGHGMHMMPPIPHGPPVGHPPPHGPPFRLGVIPGGPSMGVGVHSRLPTGPPQAPPPPHIPSGPFRYLKPQHVTMPMAGEASGQRHMHPGGHPVRRYAEEAEGEEEEEEEEEEEEDSGEGAGASFSEERFYHEGSGVPSASYHEPPRPMRRGPATLRISKWVNPIPPDPDDGQQQAGEQELATKMLQIQSKRFYIDVKQNRRGRFMKIAEIGADGRRNQVFLALSTAAEFRDHLSLFSDFYANLGPPNPDTLPEDGKLKSETMVKDNRRYYLDLKENSRGRFLRVSLVSQTIARGGPRCQIAIPAQGMIEFRDALQELLDEFGTDDGGYKGELPEGRHMRVENKNFYFDIGQNNRGIYMRISEVKTNFRTAITIPEKSWSRFRDIFADYVDKMKDGGEKGPSESNK
- the Pur-alpha gene encoding uncharacterized protein Pur-alpha isoform X2; the encoded protein is MQDIRHQATTEEGDTMGTTTVTATTVKSQPPLQTENPPPTTPSTTTAAAAATTATVTTSQLPVPAPKETAPVSPGAVPVTPVPSSQVPPVEALPPSSAMATKASKPSPAGVASEEEQEEDRPLLSEPTVPLVIEEPPVQHHHQPGARNGSAGVAPKEASGVSPRPLAAPISGPAKGDVSLRKTFHNPMGPPPPPTGFGYNPRPRPSAGHHHHHHPPPPPPGHGMHMMPPIPHGPPVGHPPPHGPPFRLGVIPGGPSMGVGVHSRLPTGPPQAPPPPHIPSGPFRYLKPQHVTMPMAGEASGQRHMHPGGHPVRRYAEEAEGEEEEEEEEEEEEDSGEGAGASFSEERFYHEGSGVPSASYHEPPRPMRRGPATLRISKWVNPIPPDPDDGQQQAGEQELATKMLQIQSKRFYIDVKQNRRGRFMKIAEIGADGRRNQVFLALSTAAEFRDHLSLFSDFYANLGPPNPDTLPEDGKLKSETMVKDNRRYYLDLKENSRGRFLRVSQTIARGGPRCQIAIPAQGMIEFRDALQELLDEFGTDDGGYKGELPEGRHMRVENKNFYFDIGQNNRGIYMRISEVKTNFRTAITIPEKSWSRFRDIFADYVDKMKDGGEKGPSESNK